The Spirosoma sp. SC4-14 DNA window TCTTCGTTCTGACCATTGGCATACATGTCGGCCGTGTCCCAGAAAGTAATGCCAAGGTCAAGTGCTTTGTGTAGTGTAGCGATACTTTCAGTGTCGTCGGTAGGGCCATAGGCAAAGCTCATGCCCATGCAGCCAAGACCAATGGCTGATAGTTGTTCGTCTGTGTTTCCTAAGCGTCTGTATTTCATGACTTGTTGTGTTGAGTGACTAGTAGTCATTGATCAACTGGTTACCGGACGAATGGGGTAATAAATACCTGCCGTATGATCAATGCCAATTGATGCACAAAAGTAGAGCGCCTGTTCTGAAATAGGTTTATAGGATTCACACAGATGATTATAAAAATCAAACAGCTACACTACGCGCTTCGCCAGGTGTAAGGCCCGTATGTCGCTTAAAGAAAATATTGAAATAGGTCGGGTAGTCGAAACCAAGACTATAGGCAATTTCGGCGATGTTCCAATCGGTATGTTTGAGCAAAGCCTGGGCTTCCTTAACAATCCGGGCCGATATATGATCGGTGGTTGTTTTGCCGGTCGTCTCTTTTACTGATCGGTTCAGGTGATTGACATGGACCGACAGGCTGTTGGCGTAATCGTTTGCCGTTTTTAAGACAAGGGCATTTTCGGGAGTGTCGATTGGGAATTGCCGTTCCAGCAACTGAATAAACAGCGCAGTTATACGGGCCGATGCGCTAATCTGCCGTTCAAAACTTTCGGCGGGTTGCATCTTCATAGCTTCGTGGATGATCAAATGCAGGTAATTCCGCAACAGGTCATATTTATGCGGGTAGGACGATGCTATCTCAATCATCATCTTCTGAAAAATGCCTGATAAGTCCTGTAATTGCTGTGTGTTGATGAAAAAGACGGGATCTCCTCCAATTTTGAATAACGGCGATTCCGAAAGTGTCTCTTTTCGCTCGTAGGGTTGTATAAACGATTCAGTAAACAAGCAGAACCAGCCTTGCTGATCATCAGAAGCGGCTTCCCAGGAATAAGGAATCACCGGATTTGAAAACAACAGCGCGGGGCGGTCAATCAGAATCCACTTATTGGCATAATACAACTTGCCAGTGCCAATAATGAGCGAAACTTTATAAAAGTCCCGGCGTATGTAGGGCGTTTTCTGGAAACATGACGCTCGCGTAAAGACATTGAAGTGGCCTGGACCTGCATTATTTAACGAAAGAGCAGAGGCATTTGCCTGCGGTACACGATGATAAAACTCCTGAATACTCTCCATATTATTCATCGGGCGAATTTATAAAATTCAAATAAACTAATGAAGTGCCTTTTTTTGGGCGGAAAGTCGTCGAACGCTCATGCTATACTCGTGGACAAGCAACAGTTTCTGACAGAATTGAGGATGTATTCCTGAAACAAACCGTGCCTGTGTGCCTAATCAGAAATGAAGTGAACGCTTATCGCCTGTCTCAATAATTCCCGTTCACAATCGGACGGAACGTGTCCACTTTCGGACAGTACTATCGTAATGATTTGCGGTAATCTATTAAAAATCAGTGATTTGTCTTCATGGCACGGCTGTTGAATAACCTGCTTTAATTATCCTGTAGGATTTCATGAAACCTAGTCTACTTTTCTTAATGCTTGGTATCAGTCTGGTGTCGTTCGGTCAGTCGTCGCTCAATACCGTTATCAACGAAGATGGTAAAACGCTGTCTATTCTGATTGAGGGTAAGCGCAACGGCAAGCCAATCAATTATGACCGGAAATTCGATGTAACGAAGCTAAGTAGTTCCGAAAAAGAAGCTTTGAAGAATCGCGTACTGGATTCGCTGGGATTAGGTCAACCAACTGCCAATTCCGAAGCAGTCGTAGAACGGGATCGGTCTACAGCAAACGGAGTCGGAACGTCGGTCAGTAGCCGAACATCAGGGCGTGTGGTCGTGAGTACACCGAAGCCCCCCACACCACCAGGCCCACCCGCCGATGCTGGCCAAACGGTTGTTACGTTCCAGTGCGAAAGCTGTGCCGGAAAAGTAAAACTGGAAATCAGTAGTGCATTGGAAGATTTTGCCATTGAACGCGATGCCAAAGCCGGTACCGATAAGCGAATGTTTCCGTATCAGGTACCACTAACACCGGGTGAATATCATCTGAAATATTACCAGAATGGCGTATTGCAGATGCAGTCGATCTTTAGTGTTAAAGCCGATGAATCGAATGAGGTTATGATAAAATAGCAGGGTGCTTCGCACGGGGATTCCCCGCTCTCCCCGCGCGAAGCACCCTGCCCCAACCCTATGCTCACAAACTACATCAAAATTGCCTGGCGGAACATTGTCCGCAACAAAACCTTCTCGGCCATCAACATTCTGGGATTGGCACTGGGTATGGCGTGTAGCCTGCTCATTTTTCTGTGGATTCAGGATGAGCGAAGTGTGGATAACTATCATGCCAACGGCCCACAGCTTTATAACATTATGGAGCGCCAGTACTACGATGGTAAAGTTGTGGCCCACGGCGCTACCCCCGCTCTTCTGTCGGATGAGTTGAAAAAACAGTTTCCTGAAATACGCTATGCTGCCGGATATACGGGCTGGGATGCCAATATGACCTTTGCCGTTGGCGATAAGGTAAACAAAGTGATGGGGCATTGGGCCGGGGCCGACTGGTTTAAGATGTTCAGTATTCCGCTGCTGGCCGGAACGCCACAAACCGCCCTCAATGAGCCAAATAATCTGGCCATTTCACGAAAAGTGGCCGATAACTATTTTGGTAGCCCACAGGCCGCCATCGGCAAGTCGATGCGGGTCGATAATGCCAAAGATTATCAGGTAACGGCAGTGTTTGACGATCTGCCCGAAAATTCGTCGGACAAATACGATTTTCTGCTGAACTGGCACGACTGCATCGACCGCAATAGCTGGATGAAAGAATGGGGTAACAACGGCCCCCGCACCCGCATTATGGTAGAACCTAATACGGATGTGGTCAAACTGGAGGCTAAGCTTAAGTCGTTTCTGAATAAATACAACAAAGAACTTAACGAGAGCTTCAACATCGAACTTTTTCTACAGCCATTCGGGCAGGCTTATTTGTACTCCAATTTCGAAAACGGTCAGCAATCGGGTGGGCGTATTGAGTATGTGCGGCTGTTTGCTATTGTAGCGGCCTTTTTGCTGCTGATTGCCTGCATCAACTTCATGAACCTGGCAACGGCCCGCTCGGCGCGTCGGGCGCGTGAGGTGGGCGTACGGAAAGTGATTGGTGCAATGCGGAGTCTGCTGGTTGGGCAGTTTGTTGGTGAGGCTCTGATGCTTACAGTATTGGCGCTGATTATTGCACTTGGCGTTGTGTATTTGTTTTTGCCAGCGTTCAATTCACTAACGGGTAAACACATTAGTCTACAGCCAACTCAGGCTTCGTTCTGGGGCGTTATTCTGGGTATGACGCTGGCAACCGGCATCGTAGCAGGTAGTTATCCGGCACTGTTCCTGTCGTCGCTCAATCCGGTTCGGGTGCTGAAAGGTTCACTGAAATTTGGTTCGGGCGCCCGCCTGTTTCGTCAGGGGCTGGTAGTGTTCCAGTTTACCTTGTCGATGTTACTGATTGTTGGAACCATCGTTGTCTATCGGCAGGTCAACTACATACAGACCAAGAATCTGGGATATGATCGGGAAAACCTGATCCGACTATCGGCCGATGGCGAACTGGGTTCGAAATACGAAACATTCAAGGCCGAAATTCAGCAATTGCCGGGCGTCCAGACGGTGTCGTACATGGACGAATCGCCTACCAATCTGGGCAGCAGCACGGGGGGCGTAGAATGGGTCGGTAAAGACCCCAACGTAAATATTCAGTTCACACAGACGGGCGTAGGCTACGACTTTGCGAAAACGCTCAACGTGAAAGTACATGGCCGCGATTTCTCGAAAGAATACGGCATGGATTCGACCAACTATCTGGTCAATGAGGCCGCTGTGAAACGCATTGGCTATAAAAATCCGGTTGGTCAACCAATAACCATGTGGGGCAAACCCGGCAAGATTATTGGCGTGATGGAAGACTTTCATTTTCAGTCACTGCATGAGCCCATCCAGCCCCTGATTCTTCGCCTGAACCCGAAAGCCTCGGGTCGAAGCATCCTGATTCGGACGCAGCCGGGTCAGACCAAACAGGCGCTGACGAGTCTGGAAGGCTTCTGCAAAGCGTTTAATCCAAAGTTTCCATTCAGTTATCAGTTTGTTGACGAAGAATATGAGAAGCTATATAAAAGCGAAACCATAGTGGGAAGTCTGGCTAATTATTTTGCGTTTCTGGCCATTTTCATCTCGTGTCTGGGGCTGTTTGGCCTGTCGGCCTTTACGGCCGAGCAGCGGACGAAGGAAATTGGTGTTCGCAAAGTGCTGGGTGCTTCGGTAAACAGCATTGTTGGCCTACTCTCGCAGGATTTTCTGAAACTGGTTTTACTGGCTATTGTCATTGCGTCGCCACTTGCCTGGTATGTGATGAACAACTGGCTCCAGGGCTTTGCCTATAAGACCGATATTACGTGGTGGATATTCGCGCTGGCGGGCGTGCTGGCCGTTCTGATTGCCTTTTTTACGGTCAGTTTCCAAAGCATTAAAGCCGCGTTGATGAACCCGGTGAAATCACTTCGATCGGAATAAAAACAGCCCCCTAACCCCCAAAGGGGGCATTAGTCTGAGTAACAACTCCCCCTTCGGGGGCAGGGGGGCTGTTATGCTACGAAACTACATCAAAATCGCCTGGCGGAATCTGGTCCGCAACAAAGCCTTTTCGGCTATCAACATTGTTGGCCTGGCGCTTGGGCTGGCTACCTGCCTGCTCATTAGCCTGTACGTCTTCAATGAACTGAGCTACGACCGCTATAGCGATAAAGCGAACCGAATGGTGCGAGTGGTTTTTCGGGGCACTATGGATGGCGGTCAGATTAATGAGGCTAATGTGATGCCGCCCGTTGCCCAGACACTGAAAGCCGATTATCCCGAAGTGGAAGAAGCCACACGACTACAGAGTGTAGGCTATCCAACGATCAACATCGGCGATAAAACCTTTCGGGATGAGCGGCTTGCTTATGCCGATTCTAATTTCTTTCAGGTATTCGCATTGCCTTTGGTTGAAGGCGATGCCAAAACAGCACTGGTTCAGCCAGGCACTGCTGTTATTACCCGGGCATTGGCGCAGAAGTTTTTCGGCAATGCGAATCCACTGGGAAAGTCTATAAGCATTAAAAGCTGGAATGCACTCTTCCGGGTGACGGGCGTAATTGACAAAATACCGGTCAATTCGCATTTTCATTTCGATATGTTTATGTCGATGGCAGGACTTCCCGATGCCAAATCGCCTTCCTGGATGACGTCGGGCTACTACACCTATCTGGTTCTGCCCAAAGGATATGATCCGGCAAAGCTGGAAGCGAAGTTGCCACAAATGGTCAGCAAATACATGGGACCACAGCTTCAGAAGGCTTTCGGAATGACTATTACGCAGTTCCGTCAGAAAGGCAACGACGTCAGCTTTCTGCTGCAACCCTTAACCGATATTCATCTGCGCTCGAATCTGACGGGCGAAATGGAAGCGAACGGCGATATTCAATACGTCTATATTTTTGGGGCTATTGCCCTGTTTATGTTGGTTGTTGCCTGTATCAACTTCATGAATCTGAGCACCGCCGGTGCGTCGAAACGGGCCAAAGAAGTGGGCATTCGAAAAGTGATGGGCTCGGTGCGGCAGAGTCTGGCCAGTCAGTTTCTGATTGAGTCGCTACTCCTAACAGCAATTGCTCTGGCTTTGGCTGTTGGGCTGGTTTATCTCACACTGCCACTCTTCAATGAACTGGCCGGAAAAGCGCTTCATTTCAATTTTTTGGCTACACCCTGGCTGCTGCCAGGTCTGGTGTTGCTGGGCGTTGTGGTGGGGGTGCTGGCCGGCAGTTATCCTGCTTTTTTCCTGTCGTCGTTTAAACCTGTTCAGGTACTGAAAGGTGCCAGGTTCACAGGTGGCCGGAAGAGTATCGGTCTGCGGAGTGGGCTGGTTGTGGTTCAGTTCTTTATTTCGATAACGCTGATGATCGGCACAACGGTGGTTTATCGGCAGCTCAACTTTATCCAGAACAAACGATTGGGCTACGAGAAAGACCAGGTGCTGGTGTTACCCGAAACGTGGCTCCTCGACAAAAAAGAAGAGGTGTTCCGCAATCAGATCATGCAGGACCCTCGGGTGGTCAATGTTAGCACATCGGGCTACCTGCCAGCCGGGCCAAGCAATAACAACAACTACATGGTTTATCCCGAAACCAATTCGACCCAGTTGGTAAAGACAGTTCGGTACGACGTCGACTATAACTACATTCCGACGCTGGGGATGCAGATGGCCTACGGGCGAAATTTCTCGAAAGCGTATGGCACCGATTCGTCGGGTATTATCCTGAATGAGACAGCCGCCCGAACATTCGGCTGGAACGGCAATGCGCTGGGCCATACCATTACCCATACCGAAAACGACGGGAAACCGGGCGTTTACAGAGTGATTGGCGTCGTCAAAGATTTTCATTTTCGCTCGATGCACGAAGCCATTACACCGCTGGTGATGGTATTGGGAAAGAACTCAGGAACCGTTATTGTGAAAATTAAGACGAAAGACATTAGTGGGCTTCTGGCTACGCTGAAGCAACAGTGGGAGAAGCTGACTACCGATGCACCGTTTAATTACTCGTTCCTCGACGAACGCTTCAACAATACGTATCTGGCTGAACAGAAAACAGGTCGAATTCTGGGCTTTTTTGCGGGACTAACCATATTCGTGGCCTGTCTGGGTTTGTTTGGTCTGGCAACATTCATGGCCGAGCAACGTACTAAAGAAATCGGTGTTCGCAAAGTGCTGGGAGCCAGTGTGCCGAGTATTGTTGGGCTGCTCTCCCGCGATTTTCTGAAACTGGTTGCCATTGCCATCGTGCTGGCGAGCCCCGTTGCCGGGTATACTATGAACAAGTGGTTACAGGATTTTGCCTATAAGATCACTATTGAGTGGTGGATGTTCGTGCTGGCGGGTGTGCTAGCCGTTCTCATTGCGTTACTAACTGTAAGTTTTCAATCGATCCGGGCCGCATTGATGAACCCGGTGAAATCACTGCGGTCGGAATAAATGGCGGGGAGAGCGGGAGAGCGGGGCACTTCGTGCAGGGGTTGCTGGAAGGATAGGGACTAAGCCCCGCAACCCCGCTCTCCCCGCACGAAGCACCTCGCTACCTCTGCACAAAGTACCTCATTCCCCTTAACAACCATGAACAACGAAACTCTTGAACAAATCTACAATCAGATGTGCGCCCGGCGCGATGCCATTAGTCTGCATTATCTGAACAATCGAGCCCTGAAACAGAACGATCCGGTAAGCTATGGTAAATACCAGAAAGAACTTCGGGACATTAACAAGCGGCTGCGCATTATCCGGCAGTGTATACCGGCCAACCCGGTGCTTGTAGTCTGAATGATTGAATTGTTGAATGATTGAATTGTTGAATGATTGAATTGTTGAATGATTGAATAAGCTCAATTCAATCATTCAACAATCCCGTTAACCTTGAAATTTTAGTCGAAAATGCGTTGAAGATAATCATACATTATGCTGAGAAATTACCTGAAAATTGCGTGGCGGGGCTTGATGAAGAACCGCCTGTTCACGTTTCTGAACCTGCTGGGATTGGCCGCGGGACTGGCCGTTGCTTTGTTGCTCATGCTCTATGTGACCGATGAGCTACAGTTCGACAAATACCACACCCATGCTGATCGGATCTACCGCGTTGGACTGACAGTAACCTTCGACGGGAAAAGTATGAAGTGGGCGAGTGCGCCAAATGCGATCGGGCCTACACTGAAAGCGGAGGTTCCCGGTGTTGAGCAGCAAACACGGTTATTGCATCACAACTTCGGACAAACGGCATTTGTCAACTCGGGTGATCGCAAATTTGCCGAAAAGAAACTGTACTGGGCCGATGGGAGCTTTTTTTCGATATTCGACATTCCGCTTGTTAAAGGAAATCCTAAAACGGCGCTCGATGGCCCGCATAAAGTTGTGCTAAGTCAGGCTACTGCCGACCGCTATTTTGCGAATGAAAATCCAATCGGCAAAGTCCTCTATGTCGATAACCACGACACGCTGGAGGTGACGGGCGTGTATGAGAATGTTCCGGGTACCTCCACCATCGATGCCGATCTGATTGGTTCGTTCGCCAGTGTTGGCTGGGCCAAAGAGCTTTCGTGGAGCAATGCCAGTTTTGAAACTTTTCTGCTGTTAAGCCCGCAGGTGAATTCGGCTCAGATCGACAAACAACTGGCCGTTCTTATTAACAAACACGTTCCGAAAGCCGATCAATGGTATGGGGCATGGCTACAGCCATTGACCGACATTCACCTGTATTCGTCCGACATTACCAATTCGAACACCATCCGTGTTGGCGACATTCGGCAGGTGAAAATTCTGCTGCTGCTGGCCATTGTAATTCTGCTGATTGCCTGCATCAACTACATGAATCTGGCCACAGCCCGCGCACAGATTCGTTTCCGTGAAGTGGGTGTTATCAAAACCGTTGGCGCATCGATGCGGCACCTGGTTAGCCGGTTTTATCTGGAAACCAGTCTGATGGTAAGTCTGGCCTTAGTGATTGCCATTAGTCTGGTAATAATATGCCTTCCGTTGTTCAATCAACTTACCGGAAAACAACTGAGTTATTGGGTGCTGCTGACTCCTCCGGTCTGGCTGGGCCTACTGTTGATCGGGGTAATAATTACGCTGGTTGCAGGATCTTATCCGGCGTTTTACCTATCGTCGTTTTCGCCAAAATATTTGCTCAGTACCACCTTCCGGAATCAGTCGGGCGCGGGGTTGCTGCGCCGGTCGCTGGTTGTGATTCAGTTTACGGCTTCGGTCGTGCTGATGGTCAGTACGTTTATTTTCTACCGGCAGTTGCAGTTTATTCAAAACCAGAAATTGGGCTACGAGCCCACTCAGGTACTGGCCATCATGACATCGGGAGCTAAGGACAAACAGCAGATCGACGCACTGATGAACGACTACCGGACGCTGAGCAGTGTGGTCGATGTATGCCGGGCGCAGACTTTTCCGGGGAGTGGCGGCAGTGGTCGAGTGATCACCAAAGCCGATAACCAGAATACGAATTCGAGCGAAGGGATGGCCATCAAGACCAATCGGGTAGGGGCGGAGTTTTTGAATGTGCTGGGACTGAAACTGCTGGCTGGCAAAACATTGCCCGCTCTGAAAAATGAAAAAGACACCACGGTGCAGGTGGTGCTGAACAAAACGGCCGTCGATTATTTAGGCTTCACTCCTCAGAAAGCAATTGGCCAGAAAGCGCATAACCTCTTTGGCTGGGATCGTGCCGAAATTGTTGGCGTGGTCGATGATTTTCATTTCGAATCGCTTCACCAGCCCATTGGCGCCTATGCCTTTCATAATGCCAATACGGAGGGGCGCCCGTATTTGCTGGTTAAAACCCATACGGCGCAGCTATCAGAAACCATGCGCCAACTGGAGCGGGTTTTTCAGAAAGACATGCCCGATTCTGCCTTTGAATTCACATTCCTTGATGAATATCTGAATACGCTCTACCGCGCCGAGCAACGGACGGCAACGGTGGTACTGGTGTTTTCGGCATTGGCTATTCTGATTGCCTGTCTGGGATTGTTCGGTCTGGCGGCCTTTACGGCCGAACAGCGAACGAAGGAAATTGGTGTTCGCAAAGTGCTGGGCGCATCGGTGTTCAATATTGTTGGCCTGTTATCGAAAGATTTCCTGAAGCTGGTACTAGTGGCTATTCTGGTAGCTGCACCTATTGCCTGGTATGCCATGAATGAGTGGTTACAAGGCTTTGCCTATCGCATCGCTATTGAGTGGTGGGTGTTTGTGCTGGCGGGCGTGCTGGCCGCTCTGGTTGCGTTCCTAACGGTTAGTTTTCAAAGTATTCGGGCCGCGTTGATGAACCCCGTAAAATCACTTCGATCGGAATAAAAACAGCCCCCTAACCCCCAAAGGGGGCATTAACCGAATAACAACTCCCCCTTCGGGGGTAGGGGGGCTGCTATGCTTACAAACTACCTCAAAATCGCTCTGCGCAATCTTGGGCGCAATCGTCTGACAACGATTCTCAATGTGGTCGGTTTGTCAGTGGGTATTGCTGCGTGCCTGGTTATTTACCTCATCGTGCAGTTCGAACTCAGTTTCGACAAGCGGGTGCCCGATAGTGAACAGGTGTACCGGCTAGTATCGAAGTTTAAGTTTGGCGACGAATTCTATTACAACCCCGGTTTATCGGCACCTATTCCCGAGGCAGTGCGAACGAAAATGGCAGGTATAGAAACCGTAGCTGCGTTTCATTCAAGCAGTTTTCCGACGGTTGAAGTACCCCGTGAAGGAGCCGACCCCGCCCGTTTTCAGGCACCCAAACATGGACATGACTGGCTTGCCAGCGCTGATGCTGCCTTTTTTGAAATTTTGCCCCGGCAGTGGTTAGCGGGTTCACCAAAAGCGTCGTTGTCGAAGCCAGGGCAGATCGTGCTCACCGAACGACAGGCTAAGCTGTATTTTGGCGATGCCAGTCCGGCTATTATTGGCCGTCGGCTCATTGGCCAGCAGTATCGCGACACGCTTACGCTGACCGTATCGGGATTGATAAAAGATCTGGATACGCCCAGTGATTTTGATTTTCAGGGTTTTATTTCACTGGCTACCCAAACCACCAGCAAGAAACGTCGGGATAATCTGGGGTATGATCAATGGAATAATACCAACTCATCGTCGCAATGTTTGATTAAGCTGGCACCGGGTACCGACCCTAAACGCTTTGGAGAACAGATTACAAAGCTGGCCGAGGCCAATGTCGCCCCTGACGACGATCCGGGTAATCGCTGGTTGTGGCTTCAGCCGCTGTCCGATATTCATTTCAATGCCGATTATGCTAGCGGCCAGCATGTAGCGCACCGGCCAACGTTGTTGATTCTGGGGCTGGTTGGCGGGTTTCTGTTGCTGTTGGCTTGCGTCAACTTCATTAACCTGGCCACGGCACAATCGACCCAGCGAGCCAAAGAAATTGGCATTCGAAAAACGCTGGGTAGCGAGCGCAAACAGCTTATGGCTCAATTTTTAGGTGAAACCTTGCTGTTGACCCTACTGGCGGCCATTGTGTCGATCGGATTGGCGCAGGGTGCTCTGACTTATCTGGGCGACATTGTACCGAAAGGCGTTGTGCTCGATCTGCTTAGCCCTGGTCTGTATCTTTTTCTGCTCGGTGTAGCACTTATCACGGCGCTGCTGGCGGGGGTGTATCCCGGCGCACTACTAGCGCGACTGTCGCCCGTAACAACCTTACAAAATCGGGTTGGGCAGGCTACGGGTAATGCTGCATTGCGAAAAGGATTGATTGTGGGGCAGTTCACTGTGGCACAGGTATTTATTATCGGAGCTTTGCTGGTCGGTCAGCAACTGCGATTCATGATCAATTCGGATCAGGGATTTCAGCGCGAAGCCATCGTTACGTTCTCAACTCCAATCACTTCCTTTTTTAACGGCGACCACAACAATATTCGCTTCACACTCGCCGACCGGATTCGGAAGCTGGCGGGCGTTGAGCAGGTTAGCATGGCCAACCAGACACCACTTTCGGGAGGATGGTCGACATCGACACTGGAGTTTGCTTCCAGAAAGGGAACGTCGAAGGTGAATGTATACCGCAAGGAGGTCGACACCAATTTTGTTGACCTATACGGATTGAAAGTGCTGGCGGGCCGAAATCTGCTGGCAAGTGATACGGCCAGAGAATTTGTCATTAACGAAACGCTGGCCCGCTATATGGGTTTTCAGAAGCCGTCGCAGGCAATAGGAAAGCTGTTAGGTAAGATGCCTATTGTTGGGGTCATTCGTGATTTTAATCATCGTACGCTACACAATACCATTCAGCCCACGGCGCTGATGAGCCACAAGAGTAATCTGCATGTTTTCAATGTGCGGTTTCGTCAGAGCGGAGCGGCTTCTTTCGATCAGACACTGGCTCAGATTCAGAAACTCTGGGTCGACACCTATCCCGATGAGCCATTCGAAGCGAAGTTTTTCGATGAATCCGTCGCTGAACTTTACGGCAAAGAGCGCAATCTGAGCAAGCTCATCACGCTCGCTACCGGTATTGCCGTATTGATCAGTTGCCTTGGGCTGTTTGGCCTGGTAACGTTCACCGCCGAACGGCGCACCAAAGAAATTGGTGTGCGGAAAGTGTTGGGCGCATCGGTAGCTAATATTGTTACCCTGCTGTCGCGAGATTTTCTGATTTTGATCATCATAGCCGTGCTCATTGCATCGCCACTGGCGTGGTGGGGAGTCGATGAATGGCTGAAAGGGTTTGCGTATCGTATCGACCTGTCGTTGGGAATATTCCTGCTGGCGGGGTTGCTGGTTATTGGCATTGCACTGGTAACGGTTAGTTTTCAAAGCATTAAAGCGGCACTGATGAATCCCGTAAAATCATTACGGTCTGAGTAAAAACAGTCCCTAATCCCCTCGCTCTATGCTAAAAAATATCATCAAAACGGCCCTGCGTGCGTTAAAGCGCAACTGGAGTTA harbors:
- a CDS encoding helix-turn-helix domain-containing protein — translated: MNNMESIQEFYHRVPQANASALSLNNAGPGHFNVFTRASCFQKTPYIRRDFYKVSLIIGTGKLYYANKWILIDRPALLFSNPVIPYSWEAASDDQQGWFCLFTESFIQPYERKETLSESPLFKIGGDPVFFINTQQLQDLSGIFQKMMIEIASSYPHKYDLLRNYLHLIIHEAMKMQPAESFERQISASARITALFIQLLERQFPIDTPENALVLKTANDYANSLSVHVNHLNRSVKETTGKTTTDHISARIVKEAQALLKHTDWNIAEIAYSLGFDYPTYFNIFFKRHTGLTPGEARSVAV
- a CDS encoding ABC transporter permease, with translation MLTNYIKIAWRNIVRNKTFSAINILGLALGMACSLLIFLWIQDERSVDNYHANGPQLYNIMERQYYDGKVVAHGATPALLSDELKKQFPEIRYAAGYTGWDANMTFAVGDKVNKVMGHWAGADWFKMFSIPLLAGTPQTALNEPNNLAISRKVADNYFGSPQAAIGKSMRVDNAKDYQVTAVFDDLPENSSDKYDFLLNWHDCIDRNSWMKEWGNNGPRTRIMVEPNTDVVKLEAKLKSFLNKYNKELNESFNIELFLQPFGQAYLYSNFENGQQSGGRIEYVRLFAIVAAFLLLIACINFMNLATARSARRAREVGVRKVIGAMRSLLVGQFVGEALMLTVLALIIALGVVYLFLPAFNSLTGKHISLQPTQASFWGVILGMTLATGIVAGSYPALFLSSLNPVRVLKGSLKFGSGARLFRQGLVVFQFTLSMLLIVGTIVVYRQVNYIQTKNLGYDRENLIRLSADGELGSKYETFKAEIQQLPGVQTVSYMDESPTNLGSSTGGVEWVGKDPNVNIQFTQTGVGYDFAKTLNVKVHGRDFSKEYGMDSTNYLVNEAAVKRIGYKNPVGQPITMWGKPGKIIGVMEDFHFQSLHEPIQPLILRLNPKASGRSILIRTQPGQTKQALTSLEGFCKAFNPKFPFSYQFVDEEYEKLYKSETIVGSLANYFAFLAIFISCLGLFGLSAFTAEQRTKEIGVRKVLGASVNSIVGLLSQDFLKLVLLAIVIASPLAWYVMNNWLQGFAYKTDITWWIFALAGVLAVLIAFFTVSFQSIKAALMNPVKSLRSE
- a CDS encoding ABC transporter permease; the encoded protein is MLRNYIKIAWRNLVRNKAFSAINIVGLALGLATCLLISLYVFNELSYDRYSDKANRMVRVVFRGTMDGGQINEANVMPPVAQTLKADYPEVEEATRLQSVGYPTINIGDKTFRDERLAYADSNFFQVFALPLVEGDAKTALVQPGTAVITRALAQKFFGNANPLGKSISIKSWNALFRVTGVIDKIPVNSHFHFDMFMSMAGLPDAKSPSWMTSGYYTYLVLPKGYDPAKLEAKLPQMVSKYMGPQLQKAFGMTITQFRQKGNDVSFLLQPLTDIHLRSNLTGEMEANGDIQYVYIFGAIALFMLVVACINFMNLSTAGASKRAKEVGIRKVMGSVRQSLASQFLIESLLLTAIALALAVGLVYLTLPLFNELAGKALHFNFLATPWLLPGLVLLGVVVGVLAGSYPAFFLSSFKPVQVLKGARFTGGRKSIGLRSGLVVVQFFISITLMIGTTVVYRQLNFIQNKRLGYEKDQVLVLPETWLLDKKEEVFRNQIMQDPRVVNVSTSGYLPAGPSNNNNYMVYPETNSTQLVKTVRYDVDYNYIPTLGMQMAYGRNFSKAYGTDSSGIILNETAARTFGWNGNALGHTITHTENDGKPGVYRVIGVVKDFHFRSMHEAITPLVMVLGKNSGTVIVKIKTKDISGLLATLKQQWEKLTTDAPFNYSFLDERFNNTYLAEQKTGRILGFFAGLTIFVACLGLFGLATFMAEQRTKEIGVRKVLGASVPSIVGLLSRDFLKLVAIAIVLASPVAGYTMNKWLQDFAYKITIEWWMFVLAGVLAVLIALLTVSFQSIRAALMNPVKSLRSE
- a CDS encoding ABC transporter permease encodes the protein MLRNYLKIAWRGLMKNRLFTFLNLLGLAAGLAVALLLMLYVTDELQFDKYHTHADRIYRVGLTVTFDGKSMKWASAPNAIGPTLKAEVPGVEQQTRLLHHNFGQTAFVNSGDRKFAEKKLYWADGSFFSIFDIPLVKGNPKTALDGPHKVVLSQATADRYFANENPIGKVLYVDNHDTLEVTGVYENVPGTSTIDADLIGSFASVGWAKELSWSNASFETFLLLSPQVNSAQIDKQLAVLINKHVPKADQWYGAWLQPLTDIHLYSSDITNSNTIRVGDIRQVKILLLLAIVILLIACINYMNLATARAQIRFREVGVIKTVGASMRHLVSRFYLETSLMVSLALVIAISLVIICLPLFNQLTGKQLSYWVLLTPPVWLGLLLIGVIITLVAGSYPAFYLSSFSPKYLLSTTFRNQSGAGLLRRSLVVIQFTASVVLMVSTFIFYRQLQFIQNQKLGYEPTQVLAIMTSGAKDKQQIDALMNDYRTLSSVVDVCRAQTFPGSGGSGRVITKADNQNTNSSEGMAIKTNRVGAEFLNVLGLKLLAGKTLPALKNEKDTTVQVVLNKTAVDYLGFTPQKAIGQKAHNLFGWDRAEIVGVVDDFHFESLHQPIGAYAFHNANTEGRPYLLVKTHTAQLSETMRQLERVFQKDMPDSAFEFTFLDEYLNTLYRAEQRTATVVLVFSALAILIACLGLFGLAAFTAEQRTKEIGVRKVLGASVFNIVGLLSKDFLKLVLVAILVAAPIAWYAMNEWLQGFAYRIAIEWWVFVLAGVLAALVAFLTVSFQSIRAALMNPVKSLRSE